The proteins below come from a single Acanthopagrus latus isolate v.2019 chromosome 4, fAcaLat1.1, whole genome shotgun sequence genomic window:
- the ppfibp2a gene encoding liprin-beta-2 isoform X3, with product MGFMGSVIWWWSLILVTDIWMAFSFLLKVESWKLRLLPTAPVNLHSSGNSESYQQRLSRLEGDKESLVLQVSVLTDQVEAQGAKISDLQSSLVEHQHKLESTEEMLQQELLHRTSLENQKLSLMGEVSHLKIKLTDMEGKQSHGAERQHKAEGLIKELRILKDKVEHLEDQKIQYEKKLKATKAEISSLQQLLLSKNAEIESLHTQLLARPSLSPESSEREEMYRKRLNTKYQELQKLRSGMKSLVAANDEKDRRIEELTLLLNQCRQFREVAHATRQAPPAVRSLSNGRTPSSSSEEEVHALMKNTDSASAKSEDMKSEVSHVSTNSSSSQRTSLSSVHKDSDSRTEPQTLSSSMNDLMNGSSQKSDPGDNRSQTLPVNSTLSEQNGAGDSSSEIQSQRSPDGSEDGDSSQRKSEKVDDSTSSDNSPVHSGASPQPGHRAVGSPEYMKNNRSLKRLWGKLRRTQSGGLQAADPDAGQFTRGGLRATAGPRLTRTPESYDSSRDMNIPFSQWTKGQVCGWLEDYGLGQYLNLTRQWVENGQTLLSATPQDFEKEMGMKNPLHRKKLQLALNAFTTKVIEKSSELDHIWVTRWLDDIGLPQYKDQFHEARVDGRMIQYLTVNDLLTLKVTSQLHHLSIKCAIHVLHANKFNPNCLRRRPGEERQPSPSEVVQWSNHRVMEWLRAVDLAEYAPNLRGSGVHGGLIILEPRFSSETLALLLNIPPQKTLLRRHLATAFSALVGTQATQEKREYGNATGHVPLTTTAKVKPKKLGFTQFSHLRKRKPDESADYICPIDSGALTVNGISRLPSAALRGLSPNLDRQPERREPLGIRARANSPKQ from the exons GTAAACCTCCATTCATCTGGCAACAGTGAGTCCTACCAGCAGCGATTATCACGTCTGGAGGGGGACAAAGAGTCACTGGTTCTGCAG gtgagtgtGCTGACTGACCAGGTGGAGGCTCAGGGGGCCAAGATCAGCGACCTACAGAGTTCTCTGGTGGAGCATCAGCACAAGCTCGAATCCACAGAGGAGATGCTGCAGCAG GAGCTCCTGCATAGGACGTCACTGGAGAACCAGAAGCTGAGTCTTATGGGGGAGGTGTCCCACCTGAAAATAAAGCTCACAGACATGGAGGGAAAGCAGAGCCATGGGGCTGAAAGGCAGCACAAAGCAGAG GGCTTGATCAAGGAGCTCAGGATCCTCAAGGACAAAGTCGAGCACCTGGAGGATCAGAAGATACAGTATGAGAAGAAACTCAAAGCAACAAAG GCGGAGATAAGCAGCCTTCAGCAGCTTCTGCTCAGCAAGAACGCCGAGATCGAGAGCCTGCACACTCAGCTGCTGGCCAGACCCTCTTTATCGCCCGAGAGCTCAGAGAGAG aggaGATGTACAGGAAGAGGCTAAACACCAAAT ATCAGGAGCTGCAGAAGCTCAGGAGTGGGATGAAATCACTGGTAGCTGCCAATGATGAAAAA GACCGACGGATTGAAGAGCTCACTCTGCTCCTGAACCAGTGCAGGCAATTCAGAGAGGTCGCTCACGCTACGAGGCAAG ctccacctgctgtccGTTCGTTGTCAAATGGCAGGACTCCATCGAGCAGCAGCGAGGAAGAAGTGCATGCCCTGATGAAGAACACTGACTCTGCCAGTGCAAAATCTGAGGACATGAAGTCTGAA GTATCACATGTTTCCACAAACAGTTCTTCCTCCCAACGaacttctctctcttcagtccATAAGGACAGTGATTCCAG AACTGAACCACAGACTTTATCAAGTAGCATGAATGACCTGATGAATGGATCTTCACAGAAG AGCGATCCGGGTGACAACAGAAGTCAGACGCTGCCCGTGAATTCGACTCTGTCGGAGCAGAACGGGGCtggagacagcagcagtgagatcCAGAGTCAAAGGTCTCCAGATGGAAGCGAGGATGGAGACTCCAGCCAAA GAAAGTCGGAGAAAGTCGACGACAGCACTTCAAGCGATAATTCCCCGGTTCATTCTGGAGCAAGTCCACAGCCTGGCCATCGAGCTGTGGGCTCACCAGAGTACATGAAGAATAACAGGAGCTTAAAGAGACTCTGGGgaaa ACTTCGGAGAACCCAGTCTGGAGGACTACAGGCAGCAGATCCAGATGCTGGTCAGTTTACAAGAGGAGGGCTACGTGCAACAGCAGGACCCAGACTGACCCGGACCCCCGAGTCTTATGACTCCTCACG AGATATGAATATTCCATTCAGCCAGTGGACCAAGGGGCAGGTGTGTGGCTGGCTAGAGGACTACGGACTGGGCCAGTATCTCAATCTCACCAGACAGTGGGTTGAAAATGGACAGACACTGCTGTCTGCCACTCCTCAGGACTTTGAGAAG GAGATGGGTATGAAGAATCCACTGCACAGGAAGAAGCTGCAGCTCGCCCTGAACGCATTCACCACTAAAGTTATAGAGAAATCGTCTGAGCTGGACCACATCTGGGTCACCC GCTGGCTGGATGATATTGGTTTGCCTCAATATAAAGACCAATTCCATGAAGCTCGAGTAGATGGTCGAATGATACAGTACCTCACGGTG AATGACCTCTTGACTCTAAAGGTCACCAGCCAGCTTCATCACCTCAGTATTAAATGTGCCATCCATGTCCTTCACGCCAACAAGTTCAACCCCAACTGTCTTCGACGTAGACCAGGGGAAGAG AGACAGCCATCTCCCTCAGAGGTGGTGCAGTGGTCTAACCACCGTGTGATGGAGTGGCTGAGAGCAGTGGATCTAGCAGAGTATGCTCCCAATCTACGAGGCAGTGGAGTTCATGGCGGGCTGATT ATCCTGGAGCCTCGCTTCAGCTCAGagactctggccctcctcttGAATATCCCTCCACAGAAGACTTTACTCCGCCGCCACCTCGCCACTGCCTTCTCTGCCCTGGTGGGGACTCAGGCCACGCAGGAGAAACGAGAATATGGCAATGCCACAGGCCATGTGCCCCTCACTACCACTGCTAAAGTAAAG ccaaAGAAGTTGGGCTTCACCCAATTCAGTCACCTCAGAAAGAGGAAACCTGATGAATCTGCGGACTATATCTGCCCAATAGACAGTGGAGCGCTGACAGTAAACGGGATCTCTCGCCTGCCCTCTGCAGCACTGAGGGGCCTCAGCCCCAACCTGGACAGGCAGCCTGAGAGGCGGGAGCCTCTGGGCATAAGAGCTAGGGCGAACAGCCCAAAACAAtga